The following are encoded together in the Babesia microti strain RI chromosome II, complete genome genome:
- a CDS encoding hypothetical protein (overlaps_old_locusTagID:BBM_II02270), with protein sequence MDEYIKRHQAAYRSRTGQVSETQKQALGTESTPSNTIHPTHSNPPNNLKNPQNCDLEIDLDELAKTDPDLASEILCRKLQEEMGNEARVESMAHEDYVRPPDSSFSECLFGGSSWRASMSRSTLSQSQNSEHSNVDSDEHDENLQAAIGQSLIEM encoded by the exons ATGGACGAGTACATAAAACGGCACCAAGCAGCCTATCGCTCCCGCACTGGACAAGTTTCTGAGACGCAAAAACAAGCTCTGGGAACAGAATCTACTCCAAGCAACACTATTCATCCAACCCACTCAAATCCACCAAATAACCTAAAAAACCCTCAAAATTGTGATTTGGAAATAGACCTAGACGAAC TGGCTAAGACTGATCCCGATCTTGCCAGTGAAATATTGTGCCGTAAACTGCAAGAGGAGATGGGAAATGAGGCAAGGGTTGAAAGTATGGCGCATGAAGACTATGTGAGACCGCCAGACTCATCGTTTTCTGAATGTTTATTCGGAGGATC ttCGTGGAGGGCTAGCATGTCCAGATCAACATTATCTCAATCACAAAATTCGGAGCATTCCAATGTCGACTCAGATGAGCAT GATGAGAATTTGCAGGCAGCAATTGGACAGAGTTTGATTGAAATGTAA
- a CDS encoding hypothetical protein (overlaps_old_locusTagID:BBM_II02265) has product MGVINRGLILVIIVLLIILQCFAIDYDLNFLKCGEKVLYTLTLDIPLAFYLLYSLIRMQRLSNGSLSIQWMIYSISIAVKFYYLTYPYESITPLDGFKHLYWATYITKHQGHFALTPLIYLLYHKLCIELSNISVWLHEMLHADLCISTIIDIWDVISVAHSIPNLTQYKNIMFMFVICSIISLGLVLPTTGIQVRCKTSDWRRNSDIFIIVKFTYLVGLFLIDIPFLTYRIYDLSQGNFSILFVKNFLFIFIRSFRLAIWQLAYRDAVKWNEGSKSSDCLIKDAIDFSSQSYEKEPDKIGQLRDSISNVNNIIIGDGTSKTIIDSKKYSIYKSKLTRDFTRTNFHKSTLRRLGFKDKSTLIFERSDSEKKEIDVSGFDLDINMREYLQQFVAMCSKSCVTCCEKYVSDDITLSLLKRIRLVTAFNIQPVAHLAILLIVVLDCYNRTSLLTLTIVLGIMIFLCDFYTAPLLDVLYNTMYAIVALVSAGYSIDTFWKVNRFYIRIFVIIAFSLFPTLVIIPNFMSSLSAITNVPYACHKIIIMSCRWCIAPISHHGIILGGEVIKNVILTDHLLQAHWTGVTLLMVSKIFCIVLSPNWIIYLIHIGLSISYAILSQTVRILQQRKYEIQFLQKPSQPRRSSFSPFDDELGYISRFGLFSCPGHLLPPII; this is encoded by the exons ATGGGTGTGATTAATAGGGGGTTAATACTAGTGATAATTGTGCTACTGATTATACTACAGTGTTTTGCAATTGATTATGATctcaattttttgaaatgcGGAGAGAAGGTCCTTTACACACTCACTTTAGATATACCTCTTG CGTTTTACTTGTTATATTCGCTAATTAGAATGCAAAGATTATCAAATGGGAGTTTATCTATACAATGGATGATCTATAGCATTTCAATTGCGGTGAAATTTTACTATTTGACGTATCCCTATGAAAGTATTACTCCACTTGATGGATTTAAACATCTATACTGGGCGACATACATTACAAAACACCAAG GCCACTTTGCATTAACTCCActgatatatttgttgtatCACAAACTATGCATAGAACTCTCAAATATTTCAGTCTGGCTCCATGAAATGTTACATGCAGATCTATGTATTTCAActataattgatatttggGATGTTATAAGTGTTGCCCATAGTATCCCCAATCTTACCCAATACAAGAATATAATGTTTATGTTTGTTATATGTAGCATTATTTCATTGGGTCTGGTATTACCAACTACCGGTATACAG GTTAGGTGTAAGACGAGTGATTGGCGCAGGAATTCAGACATTTTCATAATAGTCAAATTCACTTACTTGGTGggattatttttaatagaTATACCATTTTTAACTTATCGCATTTACGATCTATCACAGGGAaacttttcaattttgtttGTGAAGAATTTTTTGTTCATATTTATACGTTCTTTTCGACTTGCAATTTGGCAGTTGGCCTACAGAGACGCAGTAAAATGGAACGAGGGGTCTAAATCTAGcgattgtttaataaagGATGCGATCGATTTTAGTTCTCAGTCCTATGAAAAGGAACCTGATAAAATTGGTCAACTAAGGGATAGTATAAgcaatgtaaataatattattattggcGATGGTACCAGTAAAACAATAATTGATTCTAAAAAGTACAGCATTTATAAATCTAAATTGACTAGAGATTTTACCAGAACAAATTTCCACAAGTCAACACTGCGCAGATTAGGATTTAAGGATAAAAGTACTCTAATATTTGAGAGGTCTGACAGCGAGAAGAAGGAAATTGATGTCAGTGGCTTTGATTTAGACATTAATATGCGAGAATATTTGCAACAATTTGTGGCAATGTGCTCAAAAAGTTGCGTTACTTGTTGTGAAAAATACGTTTCAGATGATATAACACTATCGTTACTAAAACGAATACGTTTAGTTACGGCATTTAACATACAACCCGTAGCGCACCTAGCCATTCTTTTGATTGTCGTATTAGATTGCTATAATCGCACTAGTCTATTAACTTTAACAATTGTACTGGGGATTATGATTTTTCTGTGCGATTTCTACACAGCACCACTTCTTGACGTACTGTACAATACAATGTACGCCATAGTAGCATTGGTATCTGCTGGCTATTCAATTGATACATTTTGGAAAGTAAACAGGTTTTACATACGTATATTTGTCATTATCGCATTTTCATTGTTTCCAACATTGGTTATTATACCCAACTTCATGTCCAGCCTATCTGCTATTACCAATGTCCCTTATGCCTGCcacaaaataataattatgtcGTGTAGGTGGTGCATTGCCCCAATATCCCACCATGGAATTATTTTGGGCGGTGAAGTAATCAAGAATGTAATCCTTACAGATCATTTGTTACAGGCACACTGGACAGGGGTGACGTTGCTAATGGTTTctaaaattttttgtatcGTCCTATCCCCAAACTGGATCATATATCTTATTCACATAGGGTTGTCAATTTCCTATGCAATTCTATCACAAACGGTTAGAATTTTACAGCAAAGAAAGTACGAGATACAATTTCTTCAGAAACCATCACAACCTAGGAGATCTTCGTTTTCCCCCTTTGATGATGAATTGGGATATATTAGTAGGTTTGGATTGTTTTCCTGCCCTGGACATTTGTTACCgccaattatttaa